From a region of the Paraburkholderia hospita genome:
- a CDS encoding recombinase family protein, translating into MNEKIRAQHLTRKAMLYVRQSSAYQVSHNLESQKLQYAMQDRLHQLGWNEIEVIDEDLGRSAAGTQTRTGFERMVAEVCLGHVGAVAAREVSRFARNSREWQQLVEVCRIVDTVLVDQETVYAPRQSNDRLLLGLKGSLNEYELDLLRQRSLEARREKAKRGELVVAAPVGYCKTEDQRLEKDPDLRVQDAIRSVFRQFGAIGSVRQTLLWFLEHGLQLPACTPRGEIQWKRPSYGTVYRILTNPIYGGAYAYGKTECTINYEGGEPRKRDRRKPRNEWLALIPNAHDGYVQWDEFERIQCAINGNLRLAGHAGAPKNGEALLAGLLRCRRCASKLTLHYTGNRHDALRYSCHRGWLDKGQPRCIAFGGTRADAAIAEAVLQVVQPAAIEAAMVAREEETLKQDEVLAALQRDLQAARYTAQRAQKQYDAADPDNRLVADELERRWNDALLRVEEVESRIEQQSRTSGQTPPAQPDEFADLAAALESIWPQADARLKKRIVRTLIHEVVVDVDNATSEIVLVIHWKGGVHTEIRVPRRRRGENTTHTSREAIDAVRQLVRICPDLVIAGVLNRNDLRTGRGNFWTQERVTALRSHHQIPVYSSERRAAEGWMTLTEAAAFVGVSPGTLRLAVERNEIVAEHPLPNGPWIFNRNSLGGDAVSELVARARARRGYPTKPMAQQGSLDLSST; encoded by the coding sequence ATGAATGAGAAGATTCGGGCACAGCATCTGACGCGCAAGGCCATGCTGTACGTGCGCCAGTCGTCGGCCTACCAGGTCAGCCACAATCTGGAGAGCCAGAAGCTGCAGTATGCGATGCAGGATCGTCTGCATCAGTTGGGCTGGAACGAGATCGAAGTGATCGACGAGGATCTGGGGCGCTCTGCGGCCGGAACGCAAACGCGCACGGGCTTCGAACGGATGGTGGCAGAGGTCTGTCTTGGGCACGTCGGCGCAGTTGCCGCTCGTGAGGTTTCGCGATTTGCGCGCAACAGTCGCGAGTGGCAGCAGCTGGTTGAGGTGTGCCGCATCGTCGACACGGTGCTCGTTGATCAGGAGACCGTGTACGCGCCACGACAGAGCAACGATCGTTTGCTGCTCGGCTTAAAGGGTAGCCTGAACGAATACGAGCTGGATCTGCTGCGTCAGCGTTCGCTCGAAGCTCGGCGGGAGAAGGCCAAACGTGGCGAACTCGTCGTCGCGGCGCCGGTGGGTTACTGCAAGACCGAAGACCAGCGCCTGGAGAAGGATCCGGATTTGCGCGTGCAGGACGCCATTCGCTCGGTGTTCCGCCAGTTCGGCGCGATTGGATCGGTGCGTCAGACATTGTTATGGTTTCTGGAGCACGGCCTGCAGTTGCCGGCATGCACGCCGCGCGGCGAAATCCAATGGAAACGGCCGAGCTACGGCACGGTGTACCGGATTCTGACCAACCCGATCTACGGTGGCGCGTATGCCTATGGCAAGACTGAATGCACGATCAATTACGAAGGCGGGGAACCGCGCAAACGTGATCGCCGTAAACCTCGGAATGAGTGGCTTGCGCTCATTCCCAATGCCCACGACGGGTACGTTCAGTGGGACGAATTCGAGCGGATCCAGTGCGCGATCAATGGCAACCTGCGTCTGGCCGGACACGCAGGCGCCCCAAAGAACGGCGAGGCCCTACTGGCGGGACTGTTGCGCTGTCGGCGCTGCGCGAGCAAGCTGACGCTACACTACACGGGTAACAGGCACGACGCCTTGCGCTATAGCTGTCATCGCGGCTGGCTGGACAAGGGACAACCGCGTTGCATTGCGTTCGGTGGCACGCGCGCGGACGCGGCCATCGCCGAGGCGGTCTTGCAGGTCGTTCAACCGGCGGCAATTGAGGCAGCAATGGTGGCGCGCGAAGAAGAGACCCTGAAGCAGGATGAAGTGCTGGCTGCGCTGCAGCGGGATCTGCAAGCGGCACGTTATACCGCCCAACGCGCGCAGAAACAATACGACGCTGCTGACCCTGACAACCGGCTTGTCGCCGACGAACTGGAGCGGCGCTGGAATGATGCGCTGCTGCGCGTGGAGGAAGTGGAATCGCGCATCGAGCAACAGTCGCGCACATCCGGTCAGACACCGCCTGCCCAGCCCGATGAGTTTGCCGATCTTGCTGCAGCGTTGGAATCGATCTGGCCGCAGGCCGACGCCCGACTGAAGAAGCGTATTGTGCGCACCCTGATCCATGAAGTCGTGGTCGACGTCGACAACGCAACGAGCGAAATCGTGCTCGTCATCCACTGGAAAGGCGGAGTACATACCGAGATTCGCGTGCCACGGCGGCGTCGCGGTGAGAACACCACGCATACGTCACGCGAAGCGATTGATGCCGTGCGCCAGCTCGTCCGTATCTGTCCCGATCTGGTCATTGCTGGCGTGCTCAATCGCAATGACCTGCGAACCGGCCGGGGTAACTTCTGGACCCAGGAGCGAGTCACCGCGTTGCGTAGCCACCATCAGATCCCTGTCTATTCGAGCGAGCGACGTGCCGCTGAAGGATGGATGACATTGACCGAGGCTGCGGCGTTCGTCGGCGTGAGCCCCGGAACGCTCAGGCTTGCGGTCGAGCGCAACGAGATCGTAGCCGAGCATCCGTTGCCCAATGGTCCGTGGATCTTCAATCGCAATTCACTGGGCGGGGACGCCGTCTCCGAACTCGTGGCCAGGGCACGTGCACGGCGCGGATACCCCACAAAACCAATGGCACAACAGGGCTCTCTAGATTTATCAAGCACATAG
- the truB gene encoding tRNA pseudouridine(55) synthase TruB: MTQNQRPKVPRRALDGVLLLDKPVGLSSNDALIRAKRLYLAKKAGHTGTLDPLASGLLPLCFGEATKFSQDLLEADKTYEATMRLGIRTTTGDAEGEAIETRDVMCTEAAVEQALARFRGDIVQVPPMYSALKRDGKPLYEYARAGQTVEREGRQVRIHALELLACALPDVTFRVTCSKGTYVRTLAEDIGEALGCGAHLVMLRRTGVGALTLADSVTLDALSDALPDQRDAWIQPVDALLSTFPSVQLDAEATRRFLHGQRLRLADLAVDESVLHAARARVYASEGKLLGVARVGEGVLAPERLIVS, from the coding sequence ATGACTCAGAATCAACGTCCCAAGGTGCCGCGCCGCGCGCTGGATGGCGTGCTGCTGCTCGACAAGCCGGTGGGTCTGTCTAGCAACGACGCGCTGATTCGCGCAAAGCGTCTGTATCTCGCGAAGAAGGCGGGCCACACGGGCACGCTCGATCCGCTCGCGTCAGGTCTTCTGCCGCTCTGTTTTGGTGAAGCGACGAAGTTTTCGCAAGATTTGCTGGAAGCGGACAAGACGTACGAAGCCACGATGCGGCTCGGAATTCGCACGACGACGGGCGATGCCGAAGGCGAGGCTATCGAAACGCGCGACGTCATGTGCACCGAGGCCGCCGTCGAGCAGGCGCTAGCGCGATTTCGCGGCGACATCGTTCAGGTGCCGCCGATGTATTCGGCGCTCAAGCGCGACGGCAAGCCGCTGTACGAGTACGCACGCGCGGGGCAGACTGTCGAGCGCGAAGGGCGTCAGGTGAGGATTCATGCGCTCGAACTTCTCGCGTGTGCATTGCCGGATGTGACGTTTCGCGTGACGTGTAGTAAGGGGACGTATGTCCGTACGCTGGCCGAGGATATCGGCGAGGCGCTTGGGTGTGGTGCGCATCTCGTGATGCTGCGGCGCACGGGTGTCGGCGCGTTGACGCTTGCTGATTCGGTGACGCTGGATGCGTTGTCGGATGCGCTGCCTGACCAGCGCGACGCGTGGATTCAGCCTGTTGATGCGTTGCTGTCGACGTTTCCTTCTGTTCAGCTCGATGCTGAAGCGACTCGTCGTTTTTTGCATGGTCAGCGGTTACGGCTTGCTGATCTTGCTGTTGATGAGAGTGTTCTTCACGCCGCTCGTGCGCGGGTTTATGCAAGTGAGGGGAAGCTGCTTGGGGTCGCGAGAGTGGGTGAGGGCGTGTTGGCGCCTGAGCGGTTAATCGTGAGTTAG
- the rbfA gene encoding 30S ribosome-binding factor RbfA, with product MPKKRTSPNRNVQIADQIQRDLSDLIREVKDPRIGMVTFQSVELTPDYAHAKVYFTTLTGDPHQTQDALNHAAGHLHNLLFKRLHIHTVPTLHFHYDKTIERAVEMSRLIDEANASRAKDD from the coding sequence ATGCCTAAGAAACGTACTTCTCCCAATCGCAATGTGCAGATCGCCGATCAGATTCAACGCGACCTGTCCGATCTGATCCGCGAGGTCAAAGACCCGCGGATCGGTATGGTCACGTTTCAGAGCGTCGAACTGACGCCTGACTATGCCCACGCGAAGGTCTATTTCACGACGCTGACGGGCGATCCTCATCAGACGCAGGACGCGCTCAATCACGCCGCGGGCCATTTGCACAATCTGCTGTTCAAGCGCCTGCATATTCACACGGTGCCGACGCTGCATTTCCACTACGACAAGACGATCGAGCGCGCGGTTGAGATGTCACGCCTGATCGACGAGGCGAATGCTTCGCGCGCGAAAGACGACTGA
- the infB gene encoding translation initiation factor IF-2, translating to MASNNVAQFAAELKMPAGVLLEQLHAAGVQKASEDDALSETDKARLLDHLRKSHGSNDADKRKITLTKRHTSEIKQSDATGKARTIQVEVRKKRTFVRRDEAVEQGAEASNNVVEAEDLELQRREEEARHEAELLEKQAQELKERQDRLAAEESERQAREQAAEAERRRAEEEAAKKRAAAVAEAAAREQAEQERASSQDEERAAAERAAQREAAKKAEDAAREQAEKTRLEQEEIAKRRAKAEAEARAIREMMNTPRKAQVKAPEPAPKPVEPAKPAEAKGTLHKPARPAGETSARPAAKKPTTTTAQPAATTQPAGPGGDKKKAGGKGGWQDDAAKRRGIKMRGDSSGGVDRGWRGGPKGRGKHQEATTFQAPTEPIVREVHVPETVTVADLAHKMSVKASEVIKVMMKLGQMVTINQMLDQETAMIVVEELGHHAVAAKLDDPEAMLVEGEVSDAPLLPRPPVVTVMGHVDHGKTSLLDYIRRAKVAAGEAGGITQHIGAYHVETPRGVITFLDTPGHEAFTAMRARGAKATDIVILVVAADDGVMPQTKEAISHAKAGGVPLVVAINKIDKPDANPDRVKQELVAEGVVPEEYGGDSPFVSVSAKTGAGIDDLLENVLLQAEVLELKAPVEAPAKGLVIEAKLDKGKGPVATILVQSGTLNRGDVVLAGSAYGRVRAMLDETGKPTKAAGPSIPVEIQGLSEVPAAGEEVIVMPDDRKAREVALFRQGKFRDVKLAKQQAAKLENMLEQMGEGEVQYLPLIVKADVQGSQEALVQSLLKLSNDEVRVQIVHSAVGGISESDVNLATASKAVIIGFNTRADAQARKLAETNGIDIRYYNIIYDAVDEVKAAMSGMLAPEKREVVTGMVEVRQVFKVPKVGTVAGCMVTDGVVKRSSSVRVLRNNVVIHTGELDSLKRFKDDVKEVRQGFECGMSVKNFNDVQEGDQFEVFEVTEVARTL from the coding sequence ATGGCGAGTAACAACGTAGCCCAATTTGCCGCGGAACTGAAGATGCCTGCAGGCGTGCTGCTCGAGCAGCTGCACGCGGCAGGTGTTCAGAAAGCGAGTGAGGACGATGCCTTGTCCGAAACGGACAAGGCGCGTCTGCTTGACCACTTGCGCAAGTCACACGGCTCGAACGATGCCGACAAGCGCAAGATCACGCTGACCAAGCGGCATACGTCGGAGATCAAGCAGTCCGACGCGACGGGTAAAGCTCGTACCATTCAGGTCGAGGTGCGCAAGAAGCGCACTTTCGTCCGCCGTGACGAAGCCGTCGAGCAAGGCGCGGAAGCATCGAACAATGTGGTCGAAGCGGAAGATCTGGAACTGCAGCGTCGCGAGGAAGAAGCGCGTCACGAGGCGGAACTGCTCGAGAAGCAGGCTCAGGAACTGAAGGAGCGCCAGGACCGTCTCGCGGCTGAAGAATCGGAGCGTCAGGCACGCGAACAGGCGGCCGAGGCGGAGCGTCGCCGCGCCGAAGAGGAAGCGGCGAAGAAGCGCGCAGCGGCGGTGGCCGAAGCTGCGGCTCGCGAGCAGGCCGAGCAGGAACGTGCGTCGTCGCAGGACGAAGAGCGCGCGGCGGCCGAGCGCGCAGCGCAGCGTGAAGCGGCGAAGAAGGCTGAAGACGCGGCACGCGAACAGGCCGAGAAGACGCGCCTCGAACAGGAAGAAATCGCGAAGCGCCGCGCCAAGGCGGAAGCCGAAGCACGTGCGATCCGTGAAATGATGAACACGCCGCGCAAGGCGCAGGTCAAGGCGCCGGAACCGGCACCGAAGCCCGTCGAGCCGGCCAAGCCCGCCGAAGCGAAGGGCACGCTGCACAAGCCGGCGCGTCCGGCTGGCGAAACGTCGGCGCGTCCGGCTGCGAAGAAGCCCACGACTACCACGGCGCAACCGGCAGCGACTACGCAGCCGGCAGGTCCCGGCGGCGACAAGAAGAAGGCGGGCGGCAAGGGCGGCTGGCAGGACGACGCAGCGAAGCGCCGTGGCATCAAGATGCGCGGCGACTCGAGCGGCGGCGTCGATCGCGGCTGGCGTGGCGGTCCGAAGGGCCGTGGCAAGCATCAGGAAGCCACGACCTTCCAGGCGCCGACCGAGCCGATCGTGCGTGAAGTGCACGTCCCGGAAACCGTTACGGTGGCCGATCTTGCGCACAAGATGTCGGTGAAGGCTTCGGAAGTCATCAAGGTGATGATGAAGCTTGGCCAGATGGTCACGATCAACCAGATGCTGGACCAGGAAACGGCGATGATCGTCGTCGAAGAACTGGGCCACCATGCCGTCGCGGCGAAGCTGGACGATCCGGAAGCGATGCTGGTCGAAGGCGAAGTCTCCGACGCGCCGCTGCTGCCGCGTCCTCCCGTCGTCACGGTCATGGGTCACGTCGACCACGGCAAGACGTCGCTGCTCGACTACATCCGTCGCGCGAAGGTTGCGGCGGGCGAAGCGGGCGGCATTACGCAGCACATCGGCGCGTATCACGTCGAAACGCCGCGCGGCGTCATCACGTTCCTCGATACGCCGGGTCACGAAGCGTTCACGGCAATGCGTGCGCGTGGTGCGAAGGCAACCGACATCGTGATTCTGGTCGTCGCAGCGGATGACGGCGTGATGCCGCAGACGAAGGAAGCGATCTCGCACGCGAAGGCAGGCGGCGTACCGCTCGTCGTCGCGATCAACAAGATCGACAAACCGGACGCGAATCCGGACCGCGTGAAGCAGGAACTCGTCGCGGAAGGCGTGGTGCCGGAAGAATACGGCGGCGATTCGCCGTTCGTGTCGGTATCGGCCAAGACGGGCGCGGGCATCGACGATCTGCTCGAAAACGTGCTGCTGCAGGCGGAAGTGCTGGAATTGAAGGCACCTGTCGAAGCACCGGCCAAGGGCCTCGTGATCGAAGCGAAGCTCGACAAGGGTAAGGGTCCGGTTGCAACGATCCTCGTCCAGTCGGGTACGCTGAACCGCGGTGACGTCGTGCTGGCAGGCAGCGCCTACGGCCGCGTGCGTGCAATGCTCGACGAAACCGGCAAGCCGACCAAGGCGGCAGGTCCGTCGATCCCGGTCGAAATTCAGGGTCTATCGGAAGTGCCGGCGGCGGGCGAAGAAGTCATCGTCATGCCGGACGACCGCAAGGCGCGCGAAGTCGCACTGTTCCGTCAGGGCAAGTTCCGCGACGTGAAGCTGGCGAAGCAGCAGGCCGCGAAGCTGGAAAACATGCTCGAGCAGATGGGCGAAGGCGAAGTGCAATACCTGCCGCTTATCGTCAAGGCGGACGTGCAAGGCTCGCAGGAAGCACTGGTGCAGTCGCTGCTCAAGCTGTCGAACGACGAAGTGCGCGTGCAGATCGTCCACAGCGCGGTCGGCGGCATCAGCGAGTCGGACGTCAACCTGGCGACGGCGTCGAAGGCGGTCATCATCGGCTTCAACACGCGTGCGGATGCGCAGGCGCGCAAGCTGGCGGAAACCAACGGTATCGACATCCGTTACTACAACATCATCTATGACGCAGTGGATGAGGTGAAGGCGGCGATGTCGGGCATGCTGGCGCCGGAGAAGCGCGAAGTCGTCACGGGCATGGTCGAAGTCCGTCAGGTCTTCAAGGTGCCAAAGGTTGGCACGGTGGCGGGCTGTATGGTCACGGATGGCGTGGTCAAGCGTTCGTCGTCGGTGCGCGTGTTGCGCAACAACGTCGTCATCCACACGGGCGAACTCGATTCGCTCAAGCGCTTCAAGGACGATGTCAAGGAAGTGCGCCAGGGCTTCGAATGCGGTATGTCGGTGAAGAACTTCAACGACGTCCAGGAAGGCGATCAGTTCGAAGTCTTCGAAGTCACGGAAGTCGCGCGTACGCTGTAA
- the nusA gene encoding transcription termination factor NusA yields the protein MSREVLMLVDALAREKNVDKDVVFAALEAALASASKKLFDEDADIRVHIDRESGEHETFRRWKVVPDEAGLQEPDQEILLFEAREQKADAEIDDFLEEPVPSIEFGRIGAQAAKQVILQKVRDAEREQILNDFLERGESIMTGTVKRLDKGNFIVESGRVEALLRRDQLIPKENLRVGDRVRAYIGKVDRTARGPQIELSRTAPEFLMKLFEMEVPEIEQGLLEIKAAARDPGVRAKIGVVAYDKRIDPIGTCVGIRGSRVQAVRNELGGENVDIVLWSEDPAQFVIGALAPAAVQSIVVDEEKHSMDVVVDENELAVAIGRSGQNVRLASELTGWQINIMTPDESAQKQNQERSVLRDLFMARLDVDEEVADILIDEGFTSLEEIAYVPLNEMLEIEAFDEDTVHELRNRARDALLTMAIANEEKVEGVALDLKSLDGMDAELLAKLAEHQIQTRDELAELAVDELVEMTGMNEDAAKALIMKAREHWFQ from the coding sequence ATGAGTCGCGAAGTGTTGATGCTGGTGGATGCGCTGGCACGCGAAAAAAATGTCGACAAGGACGTGGTGTTTGCCGCGCTCGAGGCAGCGCTCGCGTCTGCATCCAAGAAACTCTTCGACGAAGACGCGGACATCCGCGTTCATATCGACCGTGAAAGCGGCGAGCACGAGACGTTCCGTCGCTGGAAAGTTGTGCCCGACGAAGCAGGGCTGCAGGAACCGGATCAGGAAATCCTGCTGTTCGAAGCGCGCGAGCAGAAGGCCGATGCGGAGATCGACGACTTCCTGGAAGAACCCGTTCCGTCCATCGAATTCGGCCGTATTGGTGCGCAGGCTGCCAAGCAGGTGATTCTGCAAAAGGTGCGCGACGCGGAACGCGAGCAGATCCTGAACGACTTCCTTGAGCGCGGCGAAAGCATCATGACGGGCACCGTCAAGCGTCTCGACAAGGGCAACTTCATCGTCGAATCGGGCCGTGTCGAAGCGCTGCTGCGCCGCGACCAGCTGATTCCGAAGGAAAACCTGCGCGTCGGCGACCGCGTGCGTGCATACATCGGCAAGGTCGATCGCACCGCGCGCGGTCCGCAGATCGAACTGTCGCGTACGGCGCCCGAGTTCCTGATGAAGCTCTTCGAAATGGAAGTGCCGGAAATCGAGCAGGGCCTGCTGGAAATCAAGGCGGCCGCGCGCGATCCGGGCGTGCGTGCCAAGATCGGCGTGGTCGCGTACGACAAGCGCATCGATCCCATCGGCACTTGCGTCGGCATTCGCGGCTCGCGCGTGCAGGCCGTGCGCAACGAGCTCGGTGGCGAAAATGTCGACATCGTGCTATGGTCGGAGGATCCCGCCCAGTTTGTGATCGGCGCGCTCGCGCCGGCAGCCGTCCAGTCGATCGTCGTCGATGAAGAAAAGCATTCGATGGACGTCGTCGTCGACGAAAACGAACTGGCCGTCGCTATCGGCCGCAGCGGCCAGAACGTGCGTCTTGCCAGCGAACTGACCGGCTGGCAGATCAACATCATGACGCCGGACGAGTCTGCGCAAAAGCAGAACCAGGAACGCAGCGTACTGCGCGACCTGTTCATGGCGCGTCTCGATGTCGACGAGGAAGTTGCCGACATCCTGATCGACGAAGGTTTCACGAGTCTCGAAGAGATCGCTTACGTGCCGCTCAACGAGATGCTCGAAATCGAAGCGTTCGACGAAGACACGGTTCACGAGCTGCGTAACCGCGCGCGTGACGCACTGTTGACGATGGCGATTGCGAACGAGGAGAAGGTCGAAGGCGTTGCGCTCGACCTGAAGAGCCTCGACGGAATGGATGCCGAGCTGCTCGCGAAGCTGGCTGAACATCAGATCCAGACGCGCGACGAGCTGGCTGAACTGGCTGTCGACGAGCTGGTCGAGATGACCGGCATGAATGAAGACGCCGCCAAGGCGTTGATTATGAAGGCCCGTGAACACTGGTTTCAATGA
- the rimP gene encoding ribosome maturation factor RimP, with translation MQLTELIETTVVGLGYELVDLERTGRGMLCVYIDQPAGIGIEDCEKVTRQLQHVLTVENIDYERLEVSSPGLDRPLKKLADFERFAGSEVVITLKKPLDGRKSYRGILHAPEGETIGLEFEGKEGAAMLDFTLADIDKARLVPKVDFRSRKQ, from the coding sequence GTGCAACTGACGGAACTGATTGAAACCACGGTCGTGGGCCTCGGCTACGAGCTCGTTGATCTCGAGCGCACCGGGCGCGGCATGCTGTGCGTGTATATCGACCAGCCCGCCGGCATCGGGATCGAAGACTGCGAAAAAGTTACCCGTCAGCTGCAGCACGTACTGACGGTCGAAAACATCGATTACGAGCGTCTTGAAGTATCGTCGCCGGGTCTCGACCGTCCGCTGAAAAAACTGGCGGACTTCGAACGCTTCGCGGGCAGCGAAGTGGTCATCACATTGAAAAAGCCATTGGACGGACGGAAATCGTACCGGGGCATCCTGCATGCGCCCGAAGGCGAAACGATCGGTCTGGAATTTGAAGGGAAGGAAGGCGCCGCGATGCTGGATTTCACGCTCGCGGATATCGACAAGGCACGCCTCGTTCCGAAAGTTGACTTTAGGAGCCGCAAACAATGA
- the rluB gene encoding 23S rRNA pseudouridine(2605) synthase RluB, whose protein sequence is MTDIHDTDSSESERAFAAARPDETRTAQTSAGDSERGAHAPDAEGDERPRRGLRRGPRSLIARRRAGTKAKAADAAAQPAPAVTEAPPDGEVVAQVRMPRKDAAAKGQGQGGRRAGGKQGGQQGPRQGNQANQRKSRGGDAGDVAPAAAAEGDKQDDLFSWVTSPAFDADNSGTGGVRAPMLRRGRPAAPKRVLSPDDDAPKLHKVLAEAGMGSRREMEELIVAGRVSVNGEPAHIGQRIMPTDLVRINGKPVKRKLQNKPPRVLLYHKPTGEIVSHADPEGRPSVFDKLPPMKTAKWLAVGRLDFNTEGLLMLTTSGDLANRFMHPRYSVEREYAVRVVGELAEGNRQKLLHGVELEDGPANFLRIRDGGGEGTNHWYHVALAEGRNREVRRMFEAVGLMVSRLIRTRHGPITLPRGLKRGRWEELEDNQVRSLLASVGLKAPAEEKGGRRAEPERRQPDPMQTSMGFINREPVLMSHGRFDQQQPRGGGQNRRGGKGPGAFGALNSGAGGGFGNANPNRGEGRGRPARGEVDGNRAPSGNRAAAGANPKRGGSSGGGRTPNGAPGGNRSSNGGNRTGGSPNAGGGNRSGGAPRNRSRGR, encoded by the coding sequence TTGACAGACATCCACGACACCGATTCGTCCGAATCCGAGCGCGCCTTCGCTGCTGCGCGCCCCGACGAAACGCGCACGGCGCAAACGTCGGCGGGCGACAGCGAGCGCGGCGCGCACGCGCCGGACGCCGAAGGCGACGAGCGTCCGCGCCGCGGCCTGCGACGCGGTCCGCGCAGCCTGATCGCGCGTCGCCGCGCGGGGACGAAGGCGAAGGCGGCCGACGCTGCCGCGCAGCCGGCGCCCGCCGTGACGGAAGCGCCGCCCGACGGCGAAGTCGTCGCGCAAGTGCGGATGCCGCGCAAGGACGCGGCCGCCAAGGGGCAAGGCCAGGGCGGCCGCCGCGCGGGCGGCAAGCAGGGCGGACAGCAAGGCCCGCGGCAAGGTAATCAAGCCAATCAGCGCAAGAGCCGTGGCGGCGATGCAGGTGACGTGGCGCCCGCGGCAGCTGCCGAAGGCGACAAGCAGGACGATCTGTTCTCCTGGGTGACGTCGCCGGCCTTCGATGCCGACAACTCCGGAACGGGCGGCGTGCGTGCGCCGATGCTGCGCCGTGGCCGGCCTGCCGCACCCAAGCGCGTGCTGTCGCCGGACGACGACGCGCCCAAGCTGCACAAGGTCCTCGCCGAGGCGGGCATGGGCTCGCGCCGCGAGATGGAAGAGCTGATCGTCGCTGGCCGCGTGTCGGTCAACGGCGAGCCGGCGCACATCGGCCAGCGCATCATGCCGACCGATCTGGTGCGCATCAACGGCAAGCCCGTCAAGCGCAAGCTGCAGAACAAGCCGCCGCGCGTGCTGCTGTATCACAAGCCGACGGGCGAAATCGTCAGCCACGCTGACCCGGAAGGCCGTCCGTCGGTATTCGACAAGCTGCCGCCGATGAAGACCGCGAAGTGGCTGGCTGTCGGCCGCCTCGACTTCAATACGGAAGGCCTGCTGATGCTGACCACGTCGGGCGATCTGGCGAACCGCTTCATGCATCCGCGTTACAGCGTCGAGCGTGAATACGCGGTGCGCGTGGTCGGAGAACTGGCAGAAGGCAACCGGCAAAAGCTGTTGCACGGCGTCGAGCTGGAAGACGGTCCGGCGAACTTCCTGCGTATTCGCGACGGCGGCGGCGAGGGTACGAATCACTGGTATCACGTCGCGCTCGCCGAAGGGCGCAACCGCGAAGTGCGCCGGATGTTCGAAGCCGTCGGCCTGATGGTGAGCCGGCTGATCCGCACGCGTCACGGCCCGATCACGCTGCCGCGTGGCTTGAAGCGCGGCCGTTGGGAAGAACTCGAGGACAATCAGGTGCGCAGCCTGCTGGCGTCGGTTGGCCTGAAGGCGCCGGCCGAAGAGAAGGGCGGACGCCGCGCCGAGCCGGAACGTCGTCAGCCTGATCCGATGCAGACGTCGATGGGCTTCATCAACCGCGAGCCGGTGCTGATGTCGCATGGACGTTTCGACCAGCAGCAGCCACGCGGCGGCGGTCAGAACCGGCGCGGCGGAAAGGGCCCGGGCGCATTCGGCGCGTTGAATTCGGGCGCGGGCGGCGGCTTCGGCAATGCGAACCCCAATCGCGGCGAAGGACGTGGCCGTCCTGCCCGCGGCGAAGTCGACGGCAATCGCGCGCCTTCGGGCAACCGCGCGGCCGCGGGCGCCAATCCGAAGCGCGGCGGCAGCAGCGGCGGGGGCCGCACGCCGAACGGCGCGCCAGGTGGCAACCGTTCGAGCAACGGCGGCAATCGCACAGGCGGCAGTCCGAACGCCGGCGGCGGCAATCGTAGCGGCGGCGCGCCGCGCAACCGTTCGCGCGGACGCTGA